One bacterium genomic region harbors:
- a CDS encoding metal ABC transporter permease, with the protein MTEFWILLAGVLCGVSCGLIGSFLILRKQAMLADAISHAVLPGIALAFLILKSRQSPAMLAGAAVFGLLTVFLVEMLQRKGRLQSDAAIGVTFTALFALGVLLISAFGRAVDLDQDCVLFGEIALVPWDRLTIMGGDVGPKAIWSLGASLLLNVMFITAFYKELKVTTFDPLLARSLGLRTGLMQYGFMACVSLTAVAAFESVGAILVVALLVVPPAAAFLLTTQLFTMLLLSGAIGAVSAIAGYYVAAPFDVSISGMMAVVAGLIFTAALMRNVWKRRRPALEV; encoded by the coding sequence CGGTGTGTTGTGCGGAGTCTCCTGCGGTCTCATCGGGAGTTTTCTGATATTGAGAAAGCAGGCGATGCTTGCCGATGCCATCAGTCATGCCGTTCTGCCCGGCATTGCATTGGCATTCCTGATTCTGAAATCACGCCAGTCTCCGGCGATGCTGGCGGGCGCGGCAGTGTTCGGATTGCTGACGGTGTTTTTGGTTGAGATGCTGCAGCGCAAAGGAAGATTGCAGAGCGACGCGGCCATCGGAGTCACGTTCACAGCTCTTTTTGCTCTGGGTGTTCTCCTGATATCTGCGTTCGGGCGCGCTGTGGATTTGGATCAGGATTGCGTGCTGTTCGGAGAAATCGCGCTTGTGCCGTGGGACAGACTGACGATTATGGGCGGCGACGTCGGCCCGAAGGCAATTTGGTCGCTTGGCGCATCCCTGCTTCTGAACGTAATGTTCATCACGGCCTTTTACAAGGAACTCAAAGTGACAACTTTCGACCCGCTTCTGGCGCGCAGTTTGGGATTGCGCACAGGCTTGATGCAGTATGGTTTCATGGCGTGTGTATCGCTGACGGCGGTGGCGGCTTTCGAGAGCGTGGGCGCGATATTGGTTGTCGCACTGCTTGTTGTCCCTCCGGCGGCGGCATTTCTCTTGACTACCCAGCTGTTCACGATGCTGCTGCTCTCCGGCGCAATCGGCGCGGTCTCGGCCATCGCGGGCTACTATGTTGCGGCTCCGTTCGACGTCTCAATTTCGGGAATGATGGCGGTCGTCGCGGGATTGATCTTTACGGCGGCGCTGATGCGCAATGTATGGAAACGGCGCAGACCTGCGCTTGAAGTTTAG